TAGTGTTAACAATATACATGATTATTCATAACATTTCTAAAATGTCAGTTATaaaaaattataagtattttaaattaacaattaaaaaataataatttttccacACTTAAAAATATCGCGAAAAAATcatattaattttatttattttttattttaaaaataaatagttGCGGCAGAATGGAAGGTGTAGAAAATACCTATCCTGACACTTCTGGGGATTTAGCTAACACAATATTTTTGTGACACTAAAACTATCACGAATAACTAATATGTATGACGTTTTCTATTATGTTGCAAACATAATGTCACAAATACATTTGTTTGTTGTAGATTCATTCTTGCAGCCACTGCATTTTCTGTTCAACACCTCCATTTCATAACACTGCACACATTCTTTGCAACCTGAGCTCATTCTCACTGCCTCAAAGCCATAACTGCCATTATTAGCTCAAGCCACCTCATTCACAAAAACACCACTAATCCCTTCTTTTCATTGCAGTAGCTTCTTGAGCCCATACTGCTcaacatttcttctatcttgCAGCTACCACTGCCATTTTGTAGCTTCATCTCTTATTCCACCCGCTGATCTTGTAATTCTCAGCTGCACTGCAATTTCATCACATTCCCAGGCAGTACAAGCATTCACAAATCTATTCATCAGTGCCAGTTAACTCAAACTGTATATGCACCCGCAACTTCAACCGTAGCTCAGACAGCTTCTTCTTGTACCACCAGGGCAGTCAACACCACACCAAGCACTCATCTTCACCTCGAGCCACTATCAATCCACTTGAGCACCACCAGGTTGCAATCACAACTCCTCTTGTAACAGTTTCAACCATCACTGCCACAACCAATACTTTATAACAACTCCATCCTTCTCTGTAATGCATCTACTTAGCTCCATCCACTTGCAACAGTTCATACACAACCTTCTGTAGCAGCAACTCCAACTGCCTgcacttcacttcttccatcttgttctcaggttctaattattctcaGCATACACCTGCACTGCAACTCCTGACATCTTAACGCGCTGTCACAAATTCACCTCCCTTGAGTAACTTGATAACCACCAGGACTGCCACCACCATATCTTCAAATCCATCAGCTCAATCGACTGCCAGAAGCATCAACACCTCAAGAGCACTGCAAACCCATCTTCTTTTGAGCAAATCACAGCACCAAAAATATCAACCACCTTCTTGTGTACCAAACACAACAACTTACTGCTCCAATTATACTTTTCTGCTCCTCTCCAGGCCAACTAACACTATCCCCTTGCTGCCAAACTCAAATCCCTGCATCTCCTAGCTCAACTGCAACCTCAGGCATCACCTAAACCTTCTATGAGTTCACCCTTGGAAACATCAGCACCACCAatccttggagcacaacaaccCAAATGCTCTTTTCTCAGCTTCATTGCAACTCAACACATGACCACCACAACATCCATCACCAGCAGCTCAGCTCATTtccaacaacagtgacacctttcTCGCAATTCATATACCACCAACAAACCATCTGGCActcaactgcagctgcaaccaaACCATTAACCTCAGCTGAAATCACCACCTGCAAATCTCTACACTTCAGTTCATGTCACACTGCAATGGGTAGCAGCATCAGATTCCTCTTAATCCACATTAACAGTATCTTCTCCTTCTTCGATTGACCTGACATTGAATCACACAACAAAACTTCAATTTCTTCCATTGAATCCCAACGGTATCCACCAAATCAACAGTACCCAGTTCTTCATTTACTGCTCAGCTTCTCAATCCAAACCTTAACTTCATATTCTGTCAATCCATCTCCAattcgaacaatcaacaccagcaGAATCATTCAAAACCAGCACCAAGAACCCAATTTCAGTTCGAATTCAACCCTAGTCTTCAATTATCGAAACCATCACTGCCAAACACCATCAATCCATCTCCAattcgaacaatcaacaccagcaGAATCATTCAAAACCAGCACCAAGAACCCAATTTCAGTTCGAATTCAACCCTAGTCTTCAATTGTCGAAACCATCACTGCCAAACACCATCAATCCATCTCCActtcgaacaatcaacaccagcaGAATCATTCAAAACCAGCACCAAGAACCCAATTTCAGTTCGAATTCAACCCTAGTCTTCAATTATCGAAACCATCACATTCTTCCTACAAATCTTttcagtgaaaccctaatttaattccAAATCCTCTCTTCACTAATttgagcagaagaaagaaaacggaaggagaagataacaaagaagaagaagataagaagaagaatgaatgaatgagatcgAACACGTGAgtgacacacacgtgtgaaggacatttcagtaatcttaccacatgtatgagatctccctatatgatattttgacgagatattgacaagtcaacgcgataaattgaccgagatggttaaagtggatggaatccgtttaacttgcctagttttgcaagaaataaataaagtggcttagaaatgaaagtgagggtccagaccatgcctacttctgcatataatccaaaTATAAAGAAATGTGGAAGCTCTTAATTCGAGATAAGAAACAAATTTTTTATTACTCTTTCTGAACACCCCCAATAGGGTACAACAACAAATgatggatttgtattagaaaatatcacaaaaacaaacacaagatttgtATTACAATATatcacaaaaacaaaacaaaaacgcaTGTAAAGGAAAAATGCTTTTATTTCCTGCAACCTGTAAACCTTCCGAGATGCAGAAATAACTCACGATATATTTAATAAACAATTTAGTGAATGTAGAAAATGCCAGGGATATGTATTACACACGATGCATCATATAGTGAACTTTCTCACGATCATGGTGTCGTTAGTATTGGCCGAGTAGACGGATCTTTGTGAGGCCAACATTTCTAGTAGTAAGATGGTGTCGGGGGAGGTGGATAGACGTATTTAGGGGTATACTTTGGTGATGGGTATTTGGGAGCGAcgtaagctggtggtggtggtgatgagtatTCGTATTTAGGAGTATATATTGGCGATGGGTATTTGGGAGCGACGTAAgatggtggaggtggtgatgAGTATACGTATTTTGGGGTATATTTTAGTGATGGGTATTTGGAAGCGACGTAAACTGGTGGAGGAGGTGATTGGTAGACATATTTGGGGGCAACgtatgctggtggtggtggagaagcaTATTTGTACGCATGTTTAGGATTGTATTCATATTTAGGCTTGTATTCATGTTTGGGGGCAATgtaagatggtggtggtggagacttGTAGGAATaggttggtggtggagatgagtaCACTACTGGAGCGAcgtaagctggtggtggtggggaCGGGGATTGGTAAACTACGGGAGCGACGTAAgctggaggtggtggtgatggggatGGGTAGACAACGGGAGCTACGTaagcaggtggtggtggtgatggagatgggtaAACAACGGGAGCTACGTaagcaggtggtggtggtgatggcgatgGGTAGACAACGAGAGCTACGTAAGCgggcggtggtggtgatggcaaTGGGTAGACTACGGGAGCGATGTAAGCgggcggtggtggtgatggcgatgGGTAGACTATGGGAGCGACGTAAgcgggtggtggtggtgatggcgaggGATAGACCACGGGAGCGAcgtaagctggtggtggtggtgatggcgatgGATAGACCACGGGAGCGAcgtaagctggtggtggtggtgatgggttGACATATTTAAGAGTATATTTTGGTGTTTGGTATTTGGGTGCGAcgtaagctggtggtggtggtggtggtgaggagTAGGTATATTTAGGAGTATATGTTGGTGTTGGGTATTTGGGAGCGACgtatgctggtggtggtggtgacgcATAGATATATTTGGGAGTGTAGGTTGGTGTTGGGTATTTGGGAGCTACGtaaactggtggtggtggtgacgcATAGACATATTTGGGAGTATACTTGGGGGATGGGTATTTTGGAGCTACATAAACCGGTGGTGGTGATGACGAGTATACATATTTAGGAGGAACGTAAGCTGGTGGTGATGGAGAAGCATACTCGTACTCATGTTTAGGCTTGTATTCATGCTCAGGAACATATACCCCGGCAGTAACCTCCACAACTGGTTTCTTGTATGGAGTTTCTTTGTAGTTGGGTGTGTAAGGCTCGTAATCAGCCAGTGCAACGTTGGCGAGAACAAATAAGGTTAGAGCGTAAACCAGACAAGCTGAGAGCCTTGCCATATTGAATAGTGGAGGCAAGAAAGAAAGGAAGAATATTGGTTGTAGAGCTTATGATGAGAATATAGAGAGATTTAGACCCATTTATATAGTGATGCAGTTGGTTACTTTTTCCTCTCTTATTATCGAACTCAAGACATGCATGTTAGTGTTGTAGCACTAACTCCATATTTTAACGTGAGTTAATCTATGCACGATCTTTAATTGGGTGATGTAATAATGAGTGATTGAATATTGACACATTCTTGTACGCATTGACATGTTTGTCAACTCTAGATCATCTAGACTTGTCAAACATGTTAAGATAGTGACATGCATTTTTTTGTTTCGGTTGGATCATCCAACTATAGATCATCGAGCCATCACAATGTCTTTGCGTTTGGATCACTAAATTGGACAAACCTATGACCCAAATGCAAATTTTCTCAAGACCTTACGAAGAATGGTCGATACATCTTAATTTGCATAGGTTGAGATTCATACGTACAAAAATGACTAACACTATTGAAATTTGGTTGCTCAGTAGGGTTTTTTGACTAATCTGGGGGTTTTAAACACTCAAAGTGATGAATTTGCTGAGTTTGAAATCTGGGTCtctgctcaaaatttgatttgatttgattcaagAGTTGGCTAATCGATCCAATCCAAAATTTAAACCAAGGGGAGTTTCGAGCATTCAAGACTTAGATCATCCAACAGTCCACATGTTTATTAGACTGAAAGAATTTGGGGTTTTATTCACCTGAAGACTTCAAAATATTGGAATTTAGGGTTCAAAGTTTTGCAGTTGAAAGGTTACTTCATAGCCATTTCCACACTCTCAGTAGGTACTACTTCCTTTTCCATCTTCTAATTCTGAGAATTTCAACTATAAATTTTCGGGATTTTCAACTACTGTTCAGTTTAGTTGGTTGACAATGGAAGGAACACCATATATTGATGTTAAAGATAGAATCAGTAGGTTGCCTGATAACTTAATTCATCACATTATGTCTTTTATGGATACTAAATATGCAGTGCAGACTAGTGTTCTATCGAAACGGTGGATTCATGTTTGGAAATCTCCACCGTTTCTCAACTTTGATAGGTGGTCATTTTCAGTAAACAAAAAAGATAGTTTCGTCATGTTTCTGTTTTCATATGATAAGGCCAAATATGTTGATATTATTCTACCAAGATCAATGAGTTTACCTCGGCTTAAAATGTTGTTCTTATATGGATTATCAATCTCCAATGTGGAATCATCTAAAAGACTCTTTTCAAGTTGCACAGTTCTTGAAGATCTACTAATAGCTGATTGCGATATACAGACTAATAACCAAAGGAAATTGATTGTTGATTCTGTCACCCTTAAGGAGATTTCGTACACCTGTTGGCGTAGAGATCTTTTGCCCCAAAATGATACTATCGCTACCAGTGTCAAGTTATGTGCTTCAAATTTGGAAACTTTCACTTGCAGATGTTTCTTGGCGCAAGATTATTCTCTAGAAATCTGTTCTCCACTATCCCGGGTATACTTCGATGTGACACTCAATGTAAACGAAAAAGATGAGACTGCAGAAGCATATTCAAGTTTGACCTCAGAGGAAAAAGAAGTGTATGGTAAACGTGTAATGCAATTTCTAGGAGCTGTATATATGGTGAAAACAATGAAATTATCACCTGGATTCCTTGAGGTACGGGTGCTTCCTCTCTTCCATATAACATATTTGCATATATGGTTTAAGGAATTGCCTAGTCAAATCTGTGAGAAAGCCAAGGGTGCTTCTGCTTAAGCAACCCGACATTCATTTCTTTATAGGAAGTTCTTAGCTTTAATGGCGACGTTTCTTGGTTATCAGGATGATTGTCATTTTTGTGTTCCTTTCACAAGTCTCGAATAATGAGCAAAGACTAACAGCAAAAGTTCTGTTTTACGAATTATGGTGCTAATTTAAGTATCGCTGCTACATTATTCAAAGaagtttcttttctttctccaGGTTCTCTCACAAGCTCCTGATTCGTTAGACTGTAAAGACCCTCGCTTATGTGATCTACAATGTTTGACGCTGGCCTACAAGAGGTTGCCTGCGGGTTATAGCATACTTACTCAGTATTTCTCCTCATATAGCTGAACTTTACCTTGAATTGAAGGAGGTAACATCTAACTAAGatctttgtttttttgttttttttttttatttggcctGCGATGTCGTTCCACCAATTTTAGTAGAAGATATCTGTTTTTCATCTCTCATTTGGCGacatttatttttgcttgacaTTTTAATTTGAGgtgtttcttttttgtattattaccattaagtgacctatccATTGTTGTGATTGTTTGGATATAGTCAAATTCAGCGGATTTTGGAGATGACTGGGAAGCAGGCTTGTCATCGCCAGGAATGTTGTCTAACCTCAAGTATGTCGAGATTGAAAATGTGGAAGGATGTGATGCTGAGTTCAAAATtctgagtttttgttgaaaaaaGCAAAAGATTTGGAGGAAGTTGTTATATCCTTTTGTTCTGGTGTTGGCTCCCCTGATAGAGTTACACAAGTTGAGCAATTTAAAAAAAAGCTAAGAGAAGTTCCTACAGCTTCTTCAGATGTTGAACTGGTGTTTCATATATAAACCTGCAACTACAGAAGTCAGATACTCAGATTTAGTAACCTTACAACCGATACTTCTACACTCGGTTAAGAAGTGAGAAAATACCGTGGAAGCCTTAACATTGAGTATTTTGATGTTTGTTCTAATTAAAGCTAAGGAGAATTTTAGCAAGCCTTTTGCAGAATCAGGCACTCTCTAAGATGGTTGTAATTTAATTAGCATAATTTATACTGGATTGTTTAGCAACACTATTAGTCTTGTATTGCCTGCATAATATTGTACTAATATTCAAGATAGAGAGACTTTTTGTTCTATCAATCCCTTCTCTTATTTGAGGAATTTGATCAGTGTTGAGAGATTAAGTGAACCAACGTAGCTTCTACAGACCCATAATCATCTAATTTCCCTTACTGCAACCTGAAAAGTTTTAACCGGAAAatgtatcaaaaagaaaaaatggcCAGCACTCTGAAAACCGGAACGCGTTCAGATTTTGTATCATTCACTGTCTCTATCTAATTCATTATGCACATATACATTGCCTGGCTGAAAAAAAACCCACAGATTCTTGAATTTGTGGTGCCAACTCCACAACCAATGAGAACCTAGCCGAAGATCTTCAATATCTAATAGAATACTAGCCTCCTATGTAAACAACATGAACTTCATCAGTGTAACTCACCAAATCAAAATACCATTTTCATTTAATCTTTCATTTTCAAGCCaacaaagaaaaacaacataTTAATAGCATCCATGGCTCTCTCTTCTCCTTCATTTGCAGGACAAGCTGTGACTCAAACTCACAGACAGCCCAACCAATGTTAGATCCAGCAGGAACAGTAAGATTTCGATGAGGAAGATGTCACCAAAGAAGCCTGCTGCTTCTTCAGGAAGTCCATGGTACGGTCCAGACCGTGTCAAGTATCTTGGTCCTGTTTTTAGTGAGTCTCCTTCTTACCTGACTGGTGAATTCGCTGGTGACTACGGTTGGGACACTGCTGGACTATCAGCTGATCCAGACCTTTGCAAAGAACCGTGAACTTGAGGTGGTCCATCCAAGGTGGGCGATGCTTGCGCTTTGGGATGTGTCTTCCCTGAACTACTCTCCAGAAATGGAGTCAAATTCCGCAAAGCAGTTTGGTTCAATGCCCGATCTTAGGCAACTCCAGTTTGGTTCATGCACAGAGCATCTTAGCTATTTGGGCCACACAGGTCATCCTTGTGGGGGCTGTTGAGGGATACAGAGTTGCCGGTGATCCACTAGGTGACATCGTCGATCCACTTTACTTAGGCCCCGCAGAGGACCCAGAGGCATTTTCCGAGCTAAAGGTAAAGGAACTAAAGAATGGTCGCCTCGCTAAGTTCTCCAGTTTTGGGTTCTTCGTTCAGGCTTCTGTGACTAGAAAAGGTCCTCTAGAAAACCTCGCAGACCACCTTGCTGACCCAGTGAACAACAATGCTTGGTCATATGCTACCAACTTCGCTCCCCGGAAGAGAGAATAAGCTCACCAAAGACAAAATGGCGTTTGGGAAGTGAGAATAAGCTTGCTTGCACGATTCTCTTCACCTTGAGCATTATTACTACTAATCCTCTAAGGGTGCTTCAACTAGCTTAACCTCAACTAGAAAACCTGGCCTGAGAAACTGGGTCTTTTTATTACGGGACAATGACCCAGCTGAGCCTGAAATACAACAAAATTCAATTGGTACACTTTCAGTATTTCACTTGGAGCTACAATAGGTCTAACTCTAATACCAaattcaagagaataaaggatGGGCTGATTATGGTAGCCTGTAAATAGATTTGCAAAGCACTTTCAGTATGGTTGAACATCTTACTGTTTTTTCATTCGGATCCTGAAAATGCACCGCTGAAGCTCCCTTCACGCAAGCAAAAATCTCCGGAAGTCCATTGCCACAATTGAGCTGTAACAATCAACATACAAGTAGATCACTTCCACAGTACATGAGTTACTATTTTTCACACCTACTTGAGAAACTGATGAATTTAGTAACAGGTGTCATTCACAAACGTAATAGTTTCACCATACCTATATTCATAAAATTGAATTCTCAGCAACATCAAAACACGTATTGGAAAATGACTAATGTATAAGCAATCCCATAATATTTCATCATTACAGGCTCTGAACATACTTCGTGGTCAATGGTAATCCCATGTACTAATTGCTTGTATGTCCAAGTTCCTCTCTCTACCCATATCTTTCATTTGACATCTCAAAATTTCCATTTTCAGATAGCATTTTCACACTGGATAGTCATCCAAGGAGAGACCACACTTTGGCCAATTGCTATCTTCTGCATAAAACATGCTAGATGCCTATCTCACTTTTTGGAGCATTACTCTATCTCTTATGAAGTTTGGTGCCATTTTCTATCAAAAGCAAGCTTCAGTTGGTGCTCCCCTTCAAACCTCTTTCAACTAATTTGGTGGTGGACTCAAGTGGGTTTATCCCAGTATACCAGCTGCTAGACAATTCAAAATGCAATTAGAAAATAGGAGAACCGGTAGATTAACAACAGATAAAGCCATAAAGACGATTTTTCAATATACAATACAGTTAATCTGAAAATTCATTAACCATGATACTCTGATTATATGAATTACCAATCGTTGATTTTCAAGAACCCATAAATAACCAAAGAAACTAATAGTTCCACAAGCAAAGCACATACGGACATGAGCTTTGAGATGGCTCCCCAATGCAAACAATTCACACATCAATGCTTGCTTTGAACATCACTAGCAATCTTACTCTTCAAGAAGGTAAACAAAGATCCATCCTCTGCCATCAACGAACAATGGGGTTCAGACTCAGAGTGAATGAGAGATTGCGCTGAGGCGTAACAAGAGATGGTTTTGGGTATTTCTTCTCAAAGAATTTGAGTAATAACATCCGAATCTGGTACCCGTTTTGTTTACCATAACATTTCACTACTGGTACCCATATACCTCCTGGATTAATTTCCAAAAACTTAATCAACAATTGATTCACACCATTGTTTCATTTTTGATTGAGTTAAAACTTCAAACATTTAGAATACAAAAGGTCATCAGAAATGAATCATACCATTTGGGTTTGTTAGAAAGATCAATGAAATGCATTGGGTAGGGATTTTCTTCTCTTGTAATGTAAGAAGAACCCTTAGACTGAAAAGacctaaaaatcaacaaaaaaaaaaaacttaacaatTGAAATTaccttgccaaaaaaaaaaagagggtttAGTTTAGTAGATGAACATACAGTCACCTAGGTG
The nucleotide sequence above comes from Papaver somniferum cultivar HN1 unplaced genomic scaffold, ASM357369v1 unplaced-scaffold_115, whole genome shotgun sequence. Encoded proteins:
- the LOC113329186 gene encoding extensin-2-like — encoded protein: MARLSACLVYALTLFVLANVALADYEPYTPNYKETPYKKPVVEVTAGVYVPEHEYKPKHEYEYASPSPPAYVPPKYVYSSSPPPVYVAPKYPSPKYTPKYVYASPPPPVYVAPKYPTPTYTPKYIYASPPPPAYVAPKYPTPTYTPKYTYSSPPPPPPAYVAPKYQTPKYTLKYVNPSPPPPAYVAPVVYPSPSPPPPAYVAPVVYPSPSPPPPAYVAPIVYPSPSPPPPAYIAPVVYPLPSPPPPAYVALVVYPSPSPPPPAYVAPVVYPSPSPPPPAYVAPVVYPSPSPPPPAYVAPVVYQSPSPPPPAYVAPVVYSSPPPTYSYKSPPPPSYIAPKHEYKPKYEYNPKHAYKYASPPPPAYVAPKYVYQSPPPPVYVASKYPSLKYTPKYVYSSPPPPSYVAPKYPSPIYTPKYEYSSPPPPAYVAPKYPSPKSVGGERTVKKLRLSKALTIAEGTTVSDACRRMAARRVDAVLLTGSGLQDITGYGIGIATVKVLASAFGD
- the LOC113329187 gene encoding F-box/LRR-repeat protein At1g55660-like — its product is MEGTPYIDVKDRISRLPDNLIHHIMSFMDTKYAVQTSVLSKRWIHVWKSPPFLNFDRWSFSVNKKDSFVMFLFSYDKAKYVDIILPRSMSLPRLKMLFLYGLSISNVESSKRLFSSCTVLEDLLIADCDIQTNNQRKLIVDSVTLKEISYTCWRRDLLPQNDTIATSVKLCASNLETFTCRCFLAQDYSLEICSPLSRVYFDVTLNVNEKDETAEAYSSLTSEEKEVYGKRVMQFLGAVYMVKTMKLSPGFLEVRVLPLFHITYLHIWFKELPSQICEKAKGASA